A single region of the Sciurus carolinensis chromosome 14, mSciCar1.2, whole genome shotgun sequence genome encodes:
- the Wdr38 gene encoding WD repeat-containing protein 38 isoform X1 has product MNSRAPLFVGKVKFFGRHRGEVNCSAFSPDGQTLLTASDDGCVYGWETKSGQLLWRLGGHTGPVKFCRFSPDGCLFASSSCDRTIRLWDLSRAKCLRVLKGHQRSVETLSFSPDSRQLASGGWDKQVMLWEVQSGHKLRHLEGHHDSIQSSDFSPSENSLATGSWDSTVRIWDLRVGTPVVFHQELEGHSGNISCLCYSPSGLLASGSWDKNIHIWNPNISSLIVQLKGHVTWVNSIAFSPDEGQLASASYSGTIKVWDYKTGKCLETLKGVLDVAHTCAYTPQGRLLVSGTAV; this is encoded by the exons ATGAACAGCAGGGCTCCACTTTTCGTGGGGAAAGTGAAATTCTTTGGCCGGCATCGCGGGGAG GTCAACtgctctgccttctctcctgATGGCCAGACGCTGCTCACAGCCTCTGATGACGGCTGTGTGTATGGTTGGGAGACTAAGAGTGGGCAGCTGCTGTGGAGGCTGGGTGGCCACACAG gccctgtgaAGTTCTGCCGCTTCTCTCCGGATGGCTGCCTCTTTGCCAGCTCCTCCTGTGACCGCACCATCCGCCTGTGGGACCTATCAAGAGCCAAGTGTCTGCGGGTGCTCAAGG GTCACCAGCGGAGTGTGGAGACACTCAGCTTCAGTCCTGACTCAAGACAGCTGGCATCAGGTGGCTGGGATAAGCAGGTGATGCTCTGGGAGGTGCAG TCAGGCCACAAGCTGCGCCACTTGGAGGGGCACCATGACTCTATTCAGAGCAGCGACTTCTCCCCCAGCGAAAACAGCCTG GCCACAGGTTCCTGGGACTCCACTGTGCGCATCTGGGACCTGCGGGTAGGGACCCCAGTTGTATTCCATCAGGAACTGGAGGGCCACAGTGGCAACATCAGCTGCCTGTGCTACTCACCATCTGGCCTCCTG GCATCTGGCTCCTGGGACAAGAACATCCACATCTGGAATCCCAACATCAGCAGCCTGATCGTTCAGCTCAAGGGCCATGTCACCTGGGTGAACAGCATAGCTTTCTCCCCGGATGAGGGGCAGCTGGCCAGCGCTAGCTACTCGGGCACG ATCAAAGTCTGGGACTACAAAACAGGAAAGTGCCTTGAGACCTTGAAG GGAGTTCTGGATGTGGCCCACACCTGTGCCTACACCCCACAAGGCAGACTCTTGGTGTCTGGAACTGCTGTTTAG
- the Wdr38 gene encoding WD repeat-containing protein 38 isoform X3 — MNSRAPLFVGKVKFFGRHRGEVNCSAFSPDGQTLLTASDDGCPVKFCRFSPDGCLFASSSCDRTIRLWDLSRAKCLRVLKGHQRSVETLSFSPDSRQLASGGWDKQVMLWEVQSGHKLRHLEGHHDSIQSSDFSPSENSLATGSWDSTVRIWDLRVGTPVVFHQELEGHSGNISCLCYSPSGLLASGSWDKNIHIWNPNISSLIVQLKGHVTWVNSIAFSPDEGQLASASYSGTIKVWDYKTGKCLETLKGVLDVAHTCAYTPQGRLLVSGTAV, encoded by the exons ATGAACAGCAGGGCTCCACTTTTCGTGGGGAAAGTGAAATTCTTTGGCCGGCATCGCGGGGAG GTCAACtgctctgccttctctcctgATGGCCAGACGCTGCTCACAGCCTCTGATGACGGCT gccctgtgaAGTTCTGCCGCTTCTCTCCGGATGGCTGCCTCTTTGCCAGCTCCTCCTGTGACCGCACCATCCGCCTGTGGGACCTATCAAGAGCCAAGTGTCTGCGGGTGCTCAAGG GTCACCAGCGGAGTGTGGAGACACTCAGCTTCAGTCCTGACTCAAGACAGCTGGCATCAGGTGGCTGGGATAAGCAGGTGATGCTCTGGGAGGTGCAG TCAGGCCACAAGCTGCGCCACTTGGAGGGGCACCATGACTCTATTCAGAGCAGCGACTTCTCCCCCAGCGAAAACAGCCTG GCCACAGGTTCCTGGGACTCCACTGTGCGCATCTGGGACCTGCGGGTAGGGACCCCAGTTGTATTCCATCAGGAACTGGAGGGCCACAGTGGCAACATCAGCTGCCTGTGCTACTCACCATCTGGCCTCCTG GCATCTGGCTCCTGGGACAAGAACATCCACATCTGGAATCCCAACATCAGCAGCCTGATCGTTCAGCTCAAGGGCCATGTCACCTGGGTGAACAGCATAGCTTTCTCCCCGGATGAGGGGCAGCTGGCCAGCGCTAGCTACTCGGGCACG ATCAAAGTCTGGGACTACAAAACAGGAAAGTGCCTTGAGACCTTGAAG GGAGTTCTGGATGTGGCCCACACCTGTGCCTACACCCCACAAGGCAGACTCTTGGTGTCTGGAACTGCTGTTTAG
- the Wdr38 gene encoding WD repeat-containing protein 38 isoform X2, whose protein sequence is MNSRAPLFVGKVKFFGRHRGEVNCSAFSPDGQTLLTASDDGCVYGWETKSGQLLWRLGGHTGPVKFCRFSPDGCLFASSSCDRTIRLWDLSRAKCLRVLKGHQRSVETLSFSPDSRQLASGGWDKQSGHKLRHLEGHHDSIQSSDFSPSENSLATGSWDSTVRIWDLRVGTPVVFHQELEGHSGNISCLCYSPSGLLASGSWDKNIHIWNPNISSLIVQLKGHVTWVNSIAFSPDEGQLASASYSGTIKVWDYKTGKCLETLKGVLDVAHTCAYTPQGRLLVSGTAV, encoded by the exons ATGAACAGCAGGGCTCCACTTTTCGTGGGGAAAGTGAAATTCTTTGGCCGGCATCGCGGGGAG GTCAACtgctctgccttctctcctgATGGCCAGACGCTGCTCACAGCCTCTGATGACGGCTGTGTGTATGGTTGGGAGACTAAGAGTGGGCAGCTGCTGTGGAGGCTGGGTGGCCACACAG gccctgtgaAGTTCTGCCGCTTCTCTCCGGATGGCTGCCTCTTTGCCAGCTCCTCCTGTGACCGCACCATCCGCCTGTGGGACCTATCAAGAGCCAAGTGTCTGCGGGTGCTCAAGG GTCACCAGCGGAGTGTGGAGACACTCAGCTTCAGTCCTGACTCAAGACAGCTGGCATCAGGTGGCTGGGATAAGCAG TCAGGCCACAAGCTGCGCCACTTGGAGGGGCACCATGACTCTATTCAGAGCAGCGACTTCTCCCCCAGCGAAAACAGCCTG GCCACAGGTTCCTGGGACTCCACTGTGCGCATCTGGGACCTGCGGGTAGGGACCCCAGTTGTATTCCATCAGGAACTGGAGGGCCACAGTGGCAACATCAGCTGCCTGTGCTACTCACCATCTGGCCTCCTG GCATCTGGCTCCTGGGACAAGAACATCCACATCTGGAATCCCAACATCAGCAGCCTGATCGTTCAGCTCAAGGGCCATGTCACCTGGGTGAACAGCATAGCTTTCTCCCCGGATGAGGGGCAGCTGGCCAGCGCTAGCTACTCGGGCACG ATCAAAGTCTGGGACTACAAAACAGGAAAGTGCCTTGAGACCTTGAAG GGAGTTCTGGATGTGGCCCACACCTGTGCCTACACCCCACAAGGCAGACTCTTGGTGTCTGGAACTGCTGTTTAG